AGGGGGCATGGGCGGGCCGGCCCGATGGCGGACAATCGGGGCCGTGACGACGACAACGAGTAGTTTAACGACCGCCCTCCAGACCCTGCTGCAAAGGGCCATCGACAACGCCGGCGGCTGGATCGGCTTCGACCGCTTCATGGCGCTGGCGCTCTATGCCCCGGGGCTGGGCTATTACGCCAACGACACGCGCAAGTTCGGCGCCATGCCGTCCTCCGGCAGCGATTTCGTGACCGCGCCCGAGATGACGCCGCTGTTCGGCCAGACCCTGGCGCGGCAGTTGGCCCAGGCGCTGGAGGCCACCGGCACGGCCGAGGTCTGGGAGTTCGGCGCCGGCTCGGGCGCGCTGGCGCTGCAACTGCTCGAAGCCCTGGGCGACCGGGTGCAGCGCTACACCATTGTCGATCTCTCGGGCAGCCTGCGCGCGCGCCAGCAGCAGGCGCTGCAGGCCCATGCCGGCAAGGTGCAGTGGGTCAGCGAACTGCCGGCCGCCCTGCGCGGCGTGGTGGTCGGCAACGAGGTGCTCGACGCCATGCCGGTGAAGCTGCTGGTGCGCAGCGCCGGCGTCTGGCACGAGCGCGGCGTGGCGCTGCACGAGGGCCGCCTGCGCTTTGCCGACCGGCCCACCGGGCTGCGCCCGCCCCTGGAGATCGAGGGCGGCCACGACTACCTGACCGAAATCCACCCCCAGGCCGAGGCCTTCGTGCGCACCCTGGCTGACCGGCTGGAGCGCGGCGCGGCCTTCTTCATCGACTATGGCTTTGCCGAGGGTGAGTACTACCACCCGCAGCGCCACATGGGCACGCTGATGTGCCATCGCGGGCACCAGGCCGACGCCGATCCGCTGGCCGACCTGGGGCTCAAGGACATCACGGCCCACGTCAACTTCACGGGCCTCGCGCTGGCGGCACAGGAAGCCGGGCTGGAGGTGCTGGGCTACACCACCCAGGCGCGCTTCCTGATGAACTGCGGCCTGCTCACCGCGCTGGAGACGGCCTCGGCCGCCCAGCGTGCCCACGCGCACCGCCTGATCGCCGAGCATGAGATGGGCGAGCTGTTCAAGGTGATCGGCCTCGCGCGCGGCGCGCCGTGGGACGCCCTGGGCTTTCGCGAAGGCGACCGCACGCACCGGCTGTAGGGGCGGGGCGGGCGGGCCTACACTCGGGGCATGATCCGCTGGTTCATCGTCGTCTTCCTGGCACTGCTGCTCATCAGCTGGTTCACCCCGCTGCTGAACCGGCTCGGCTTCGGCCGCCTGCCGGGCGATCTGCGCTTTCGCCTGTTTGGCCGCGAGTGGTTCATTCCGCTCACCACCACCATCCTGCTGAGCCTGGCCGCGAGCCTGATCAGCCGGCTGCTGTGACCCCTGCGGGACCCGGGACCATGAAGGCCTGCGTGGACATCGGCGGCACCAAGGTGGCGGTGAGCCTGGCCGGCGAGGCCGACCGCCGCCTGCGCGCGCGCCGCAGCGAGCCCACCGCCAAGCGCGGCGGCAACGACGCCGTGGCGCGCCAGATCCTGCGCATGCTCGGCGAGGCCGCTGCCGAGGCCGGGCTGGTGCATGAGACGGACATCAGCGCGCTCGGCGTCTCGTCCTGCGGCCCGTTCGTGCTGAACCAGGGGCAGGTCGAACTCGCCGCGCCCAACCTCTGCGGCGGCATCGCCGGCCCGGCGCGCGGCCTGCCCAACGACTGGCGCACCGCGTTGCTCGAAGCGCCGCTGCGCGCGCATTTCGCCCATCTCGCGGCGGGCGCGCTGCGGGTGGAGAACGACGCCGTGGCCGCGCTCGAGGCCGAGCGCCGCTGGGGCGCGCTGCAGGGCCTGGACCACTGCGCCTACCTGACCTGGAGCACCGGCATCGGCGTGGGCCTGTGCGTGGACGGCCGGGTGCTGCACGGCAAGAACGGCAATGCGGGCCACGCGGGCCACATGTTCGTGAACGACGACGCCAGCGATGCCTTGTGCGGCTGCGGCAATGTCGGCGACGTGGAAGGCCTGACGGCCGGCAACGCCTTCACGCGGCGCTTCGGGCGCGATGCGGCGGCGCTGCTGGGCGCGGCCAGGGCGGGCGAGCCGCAGGCGCTGGCCACGCTGGACGAACTGTGCCGCGTGCTGGGCCGCATGCTCTACAACCTCGTGGCCACGCTGGACCTGCAGCGCATCAGCGTGGGCGGCAGCGTGTTCTGGCATCACCGCGACTTCCTGCTGCCGCGGCTGCGCCGCCAGATCGAGGGCCGGCTGGCCGCACTGACCACCGGCTTCGAGCTGGTGCCCGCGGGCCTGGGCGAGCAGGTGGGCGACTACGCGGCTCTGGCGCTGGTGGACTGAGCGCGCCCTCGCGCGCCCGCCACGTCGGCGTGCAGCAATGCACGGTTTCCAGGCCGCGTGTCCGGCGTTGGCGGCCCGCAGATGGGGCCTGTGCGCCTGCTGTGAGTAAAGCAACGGTAAAACCGCGCCGCTGCGTGGCAAAAACACCTGCGCAGGGTTTGCCGGCGATGCCCCGTTTGCTACCATGCAACGCACAAGGCCCATGGTTCTTTCTGCGGCTTCGTCAAGCGGCCTGCGCCAGTCCGGTTTTATCGTTCCTGTTTCCCGCCCATCCTCTGGATCATGAATACACCATCGAACACGCCCACTGACGCCGGCCCTCCCACAGAGTCCCGTGGCGAGCGCCGCAGGCGCTGGTGGCTGAGCGGCTGGTTCCTGACCCTGCTGGTGCTGCTGATCGCCGCAGGCAGCTATTACTTCTTCTGGAAGCGCCCCGCCAGCGCGGCCGGCGGCACAACGGCCGGCGCTGCGCCTGGCGGCCCGGCGGGCGCGGGCGGCAGCCGGCGCTTCAGCGGCGCGAACGGGGTGTCCCCGGTGGGCGTGGCGGTCGCCAAGACCACCGACATCGATGTCTACCTGAGCGGGCTCGGGACGGTCACGCCGGTGGCGACGGCCGTGGTCAAGAGCCGCGTTGACGGCACCCTGGTGAAGCTGAACTTCACGGAAGGGCAGAGCGTCCAGCAGGGCCAGCTGCTGGCCGAGCTCGATCCGCGCCCCTACGAGGTGGCCGTGACGCAGGCGCAGGGCCAACTGGCGCGCGATACCGCCCTGCTCAATGGCGCCCGGGTGGACCTGCAGCGCTACCGCGTGCTGGTCGAACAGGACTCGATCCAGTCCCAGCAGCTCGACACCCAGGCGGCGCTGGTCAAGCAGTACGAGGGCACGGTCAAGGCCGACCAGGGCAACCTGGACAGCGCGCGCCTGCAACTGCTCTACTCGAAGGTGACGGCGCCGATCGGCGGGCGCATCGGCCTGCGCCAGGTCGATCTGGGCAACGTGGTGCATGCCAGCGACGCCAACGGCATCGCCACCATCACCCAGCTGCAGCCCATCACCGTGGTGTTCTCGCTGCCGGAGGACAACATCCCCGCCATCCTGAAGCGGCTGCGCGACGGCGGCAAGCCGCTGACCGAAGCCTGGGACCGCGACCAGAAGAACAAGATCGCCAGCGGCGCCCTGCTGACGATCGACAACCAGATCGACAACACCACGGGCACCGTCAAGCTCAAGGCCCAGTTTCCGAACACGGACGATGCGCTGTTTCCCCAGCAGTTCGTCAACGTGCACATGCTGCTGGACGTGCAGCGCGGCGTGACGGCCATCCCGAGCGCAGCCGTCCAGCGCAGCGCCACGGGGCAGTACGTGTATGTCGTCAAGCCCGACCAGACCGTGACGGTGCGCACCGTCACCACCGGGCCGATGCAGGGCGACCTGGCCGCGATCAGCGCCGGCATCGCGCCTGGCGAAACCGTGGTGGTCGACGGCATCGACAAGCTGCGCGAGGGCGCCAAGGTCGAGCCGGTCATGCGCGGCGGGGCCAATGATCCGGCCCTGCAGCATCCCAAGCCGGGAGCTCGGCGCGGCGGGCCCGGCGGCCGTGCCGCCGCATCGGCCCCGGCGGACAGCGCGGCCCTGAGCCCCGAAGAGCGCCAGAAGCGCTGGGAAGACCTGAACCGCCGCATTGACGCGGGCGAGTTCGGCGAAGACATCAAGAAACTCCCCGAAGACCAGCGCCGCGAGCGCATGAAGACGCTGCGAGCCCAGCGGCAGGCGGCTCCGGCCAGCGCCGCCAACTGAAGCGCGCCATGAATCCGTCACGCATCTTCATCCTGCGGCCGGTCGCGACGTCGCTGCTGATGCTGGCCATCCTGCTGGCGGGCATCGTGGCGTTCAAGCAGCTGCCGCTGTCGGCGCTGCCGGAGGTCGACTACCCGACCATCCAGGTCATCACGCTGTACCCGGGGGCCAGCCCCGATGTGATGACCTCGTCCGTCACGGCGCCGCTGGAGCGCCAGTTCGGCCAGATGCCGGGCCTGAACCAGATGTCGTCCACCAGCTCGGGCGGCGCCTCGGTGATCACGCTGCAGTTCAACCTGGACCTGAGCCTGGACATCGCGGAACAGGAAGTGCAGGCGGCCATCAACGCCTCCAACAACCTGCTGCCGGCGGATCTGCCGACGCCGCCGATCTACAACAAGGTCAACCCGGCCGACACGCCGGTGCTGACGCTGGCGATCACCTCCAAGACGCTGCCGCTGCCCAAGGTGAGCGACCTGATCGACACGCGGCTGGCGCAGAAGCTCTCGCAGGTGGCGGGGGTGGGCCTGGTCAGCCTGTCGGGCGGCCAGCGCCCCGCGGTGCGGATCCAGATCAATCCCAAGGCCGTGGCCGCGCTCGGCCTCAACCTCGACGACATCCGCACCGCCATCGGCAACGCCAACGTCAACCAGGCCAAGGGCAACTTCGACGGGCCGTCGCGCGCCTCCACCATCGACGCCAACGACCAGCTCAAGTCGGCCGACGAGTACCGCAACCTGATCATCGGCTACAAGAACGGCGCCGCCATCCGCATCACCGACATCGCCCAGGTGGTGGACGCGGCCGAGAACGTGCGGCTGGGCGCCTGGGCCAACACCACGCCCGCGATCATCATGAACATCCAGCGCCAGCCGGGCGCCAACGTGATCGGCGTGGTCGACAGCATCAAGAAGCTGCTGCCCAAGCTGCAGGCTTCGCTGCCGGGCTCCATCGACGTCCAGATCCTGACCGACCGCACCACCACCATCCGCGCCTCGGTCAGCGATGTGGAGTTCGAGCTGCTGCTGTCGGTGGCGCTGGTGGTGATGGTGATCTTCGTCTTCCTGCGCAATGTGCCGGCCACCCTGATCCCCAGCGTCGCGGTGCCGCTGTCGCTGGTCGGCACCTTCGGCGTCATGTATTTCGCGGGCTTTTCCATCAACAACCTGACCCTGATGGCCCTGACGATCGCCACCGGCTTCGTGGTGGACGATGCGATCGTGATGATCGAGAACATCTCGCGCTACATCGAGGAAGGCATGAAGCCGCTGGAGGCCGCCCTCAAGGGCTCGGCGCAGATCGGCTTCACCATCATCTCGCTGACGGTGTCGCTGATCGCCGTGCTGATCCCGCTGCTGTTCATGGGCGACGTGGTGGGGCGGCTGTTCCGGGAGTTCGCCGTCACGCTGGCCGTGGCGATCCTGATCTCGGCGTTCGTCTCGCTCACGCTCACGCCCATGATGTGCGCGCGGCTGCTGCGCCATACCCCGCCCGAGCAGCAGGGCTGGTTCTTCAAGAAGAGCGGCGCCTTCTTCGATGCCGTCATTGCCCACTACGGCCGGGCGCTGGAGTGGGTGCTGGACCGCCAGCCGCTGACGCTGCTCGTCGCCGTCGGGACGCTCGCGCTCACGGTGCTGCTCTATGTGTTCGTGCCCAAGGGCTTCTTCCCGGTGCAGGACACCGGCGTGATCCAGGGCATCTCCGAAGCCTCGCAGTCGATCTCGTTCGCCGGCATGTCGGAGCGCCAGCAGGCGTTGGCCAAGGCGGTGCTGCAGGACCCCGCGGTCGAAAGCCTGTCCTCGTTCATCGGCATCGACGGCACCAACGCCACCCTCAACAGCGGCCGCCTGCAGATCAACCTCAAGCCCAAGGAGGTTCGCGGCCTCAGCGCCAGCGAGGTGATCCGGCGGCTGCAGCCGCGGCTGGACGCCGAGGTGCCGGGCATCAAGCTGTACATGCAGCCCGTGCAGGATCTGACGATTGAGGACAGCGTCAGCCGCACCCAGTACCAGTTCAGCCTGGAGGACTCCGACCCGAACGAGCTCAGCACCTGGGTGCCCCGGCTGGTGGCGCGGCTGCAGCAGCTCCCGCAGCTGGCGGACGTGGCCAGCAACCTGCAGGACCAGGGGCTGCAGGCCTTCATCGACATCGACCGGGATTCGGCCTCGCGCCTGGGCATCACCACCGCCGCTATCGACAACGCGCTGTACAACGCCTTCGGCCAGCGCCTGATCTCGACGATCTACACCCAGTCCAACCAGTACCGCGTGGTGATGGAGGTCCGGCCGGAGTTCCAGAAGGGGCCCGCTGCGCTCAATGGCATCTACCTCGTGACGGGCGGCGGCGGCCAGATTCCGCTGGCCAGCATCGCCCGGGTTTCGGAAAAGACCGCCCCGCTGGTGGTCAACCACCTGAGCCAGTTTCCGGCCGCGACGATTTCCTTCAACCTGGCGGCCGGCGCCTCGCTGGGCGAGGCCGTGGACGCGATCAAGGCGGCCGAGGCCGAGATCGGGATGCCGGCCAGCGTGCTGACCAGCTTCCAGGGCGCCGCGCTGGCGTTCCAGGCCTCGCTCAGCAACACGCTGCTGCTGATCCTGGCGGCCATCATCACGATGTACATCGTGCTCGGGGTGCTGTATGAAAGCTACATCCACCCGGTCACGATCCTGTCCACGCTGCCGTCGGCCGGCGTGGGCGCGCTGCTGTCGCTGATGCTCACGGGGCACGACATCGACATCATCGCGATCATCGGCATCATCCTGCTGATCGGCATCGTCAAGAAGAACGCGATCATGATGATCGACTTTGCGCTGGAGGCCGAGCGCCATGAGGGCAAGTCGCCGCGCGAAGCGATCTACCAGGCCTGCCTGCTGCGGTTCCGCCCCATCCTGATGACGACGATGTCCGCCCTGCTGGGCGCGCTGCCCCTGATGCTGGGCGGCGGCGTCGGCTCCGAGCTGCGCCAGCCGCTGGGCATCACCATGGTCGGGGGGCTGCTGCTGTCGCAGGTGCTGACCCTGTTCACCACGCCGGTGATCTACCTCACCTTCGACCGCATGGCCCGGCGCATGAAAGAGCGCTTCGGCAACGACGACGCGGAGCCGGACGCGGCGGCGGAGCCCGTGCCCGCGCCGGCCCGGCCGTGAGGGTTGCGGCCATGAGCGGCATCGCCAGACCATGAACATCTCCAGGCCGTTCATCGAGCGCCCGGTGGCGACCACGCTGCTGACGCTGGGCATCGCGCTGGCCGGCATGGTGGCCTACCGGCTGCTGCCGGTCTCGCCGCTGCCGCAGGTGGATTTCCCGACGATCTCGGTTTCGGCCTCGCTGCCCGGTGCCAGCCCCGAAACCATGGCCGCCACGGTGGCCACACCGCTGGAGCGCGCGCTGGGCAGCATTGCCGGCGTCACGGAGCTGACGTCGTCGAGCGCGCTCAACTCGACGCGGATCACGCTGCAGTTCGACCTCAGCCGCGACATCGACGGCGCGGCGCGCGACGTGCAGGCGGCGCTGAACGCGGCGCGCACCCTGCTGCCCACGGGCATGCCGAGCAACCCGACCTACCGCAAGGTGAACCCGGCCGATGCGCCGATCCTGATCCTGTCGCTGACCTCGGACACCCTGACACAGGGCCAGATGTACGACGCGGCCGACACCATCCTGGCGCAGCGGCTGGCCCAGGTGCAGGGCATCGGCCAGGTCAGCGTGGGCGGCAGTTCGCAGCCGGCGGTGCGCATCGAGCTGAACCCCACCGCGCTCAACCAGTACGGCGTGGGCACGGCCGACGTGCGCACCGCGGTGGCGGCCACCAACGCGAACCGGCCCAAGGGCACCGTCGAGGACGGCGACCGCAACTGGCAGATCTACGCCAACGACCAGGCCCGCACCGCCGCGGAGTACATGCCCCTGATCGTCGCCTACCGCAACGGCGCGGCGGTGCGCGTGAGCGACGTGGCCCAGGTGGTGGACTCGGTGGCCGACCTGCGCAACGCGGGCCAGACCAACGGCAAGCCCTCGGTGCTGGTGATCCTGTACCGCCAGCCGGGCGCCAACATCATCGAGACGGTGGACCGGGTGCGCGCGCTGCTGCCCCAGCTCGGCGCCTCGATTCCCGCGGCCATCAACCTGACGGTGTCGGTGGACCGCACGCCCACCATCCGCGCCTCGCTCAAGGACACCGAGCGCACGCTGCTGATCTCGATCGCGCTGGTCATCATGGTGGTGTTCATCTTCCTGCGCAACTGGCGCGCCACGCTGATTCCCAGCGTGGCGGTGCCGGTGTCGCTGATCGGCACCTTCGGCGTGATGTACCTGCTGGGCTTCAGCCTGAACAACCTCTCGCTGATGGCCCTGACGATCGCCACCGGTTTCGTGGTGGACGACGCCATCGTGGTGCTGGAGAACGTCTCGCGCCACATCGAGGAGGGCATGAAGCCGTTCGCCGCGGCGCTGCAGGGCGCGCGCGAGGTCGGCTTCACGGTGCTGTCGATGAGCCTGTCGCTGATCGCGGTGTTCATTCCGCTGCTGCTCATGGGCGGCATCGTCGGGCGCCTGTTCCGCGAGTTCGCCATCACCCTGTCGGTGGCCATCCTGGTGTCGCTGCTGGTCTCGCTGACCACCACGCCGATGATGTGCGCGCGGCTGCTCAAGCCGGGCCGGCCGCACCCGGGCCAGGACCGCCCCCACGGGCGCCTCTACCACCTGAGCGAGCGCTTCTTCAACGGCATGCTGCACGGCTACGAACGCTCGCTGGCCTGGGCGCTGCGCTTCGCCCCGCTCATGATGGTGATCCTGCTGGCGACCATTGCCCTGAACGTGTACCTGTACGTGATCGTTCCCAAGGGCTTCTTCCCGCAGCAGGACACGGGCCGGCTGGTCGGCAGCATCCAGGGCGACCAGTCGATTTCGTTCCAGGCGATGAAGCAGAAGTTCGGCGAGTTCGTGGAGATCGTGCGGGCCGACAAGGATGTGGAGAACGTGGTCGGCTTCACGGGCGGCGGGCGCGTCAACAGCGGCTTCGTGTTCGTCTCGCTGAAACCGCTGGGCGTGCGCAAGGACCCGGCCGACGTGGTGATCGGGCGCCTGCGCGGCAAGCTCTCGCACGTGGCCGGCGCCAGCCTGTTCCTGCAGGCGGTGCAGGACATCCGGGTGGGCGGCCGCCAGAGCAACGCCCAGTACCAGTACACGCTGCAGGCCGACGACCTGGCCGTGCTGCGGGCCTGGGAGCCGCGGGTGACGCAGGCCCTGCAGGCCCTGCCCGAGCTGGCCGACGTCAGCAGCGACCAGCAGGACCAGGGCCTGCAGACCACGCTCACCATCGACCGCGCCACCGCCCGCCGCATGGGGGTCACGCCGCAGCTGATCGATGCCTCGCTCTACGACCTGTTCGGCCAGCGCCAGGTGTCCACCATCTACAACGCAATGAACCAGTACCACGTGGTCATGGAGGCCGCGCCGGAATACTGGCAGAGCCCGGCCACGCTGCAGAAGACCTATGTCAGCGTGCCGGTGTCGCAGGCCAGCCTGGCGCCGACCGCCTCCGCCCTGCAGCAGGCGCCGACGCTGACGGCGGGCGGCCAGGTGGCGGCCAACCAGTCGCTGGCGCTGACGCTGTCGACCCAGCCGGAGCCGCAGATCCCGCTGGCCGCCTTCACCTCGTACGCGCCGACCAACACCGCGCTGGCCGTGAACCACCAGGGGCAGTTCATCGCGTCGACGATCTCGTTCAACCTGCCGCCGGGGGTGTCGCTGTCGGACGCCAGCAGCGCCATCGACAACGCCATGGCGCGCCTGGGCGTGCCGACCGGGCTGCATGGCAGCTTCCAGGGCACGGCCAACGCGTTCCAGAGTTCGCTCAACAGCCAGCCCTGGCTGATCCTGACGGCGCTGCTGGCGGTCTACATCGTGCTCGGCGTGCTGTACGAGAGCTACGTGCATCCGCTGACCATTCTCTCGACCCTGCCGTCGGCCGGCGTGGGCGCGCTGCTGGCCCTGCTGCTGACCGGCACCGAGTTCAGCCTGATCGCGCTGATCGGCGTCATCCTGCTGATCGGCATCGTCAAGAAGAACGCCATCATGATGATCGACTTCGCGCTCGATGCCGAGCGCCGCCTGGGGCTGGCGCCGCGCGATGCGATCTTCGAGGCCTGCCGGCTGCGCTTTCGCCCGATCATGATGACCACGGCGGCGGCCCTGTTCGGCGCCATTCCGCTGGCGCTGGGGCGCGGCGACGGCGCCGAGCTGCGCCAGCCGCTGGGCATTGCCATCGTCGGCGGGCTGGTCG
This Variovorax terrae DNA region includes the following protein-coding sequences:
- a CDS encoding MdtA/MuxA family multidrug efflux RND transporter periplasmic adaptor subunit, encoding MNTPSNTPTDAGPPTESRGERRRRWWLSGWFLTLLVLLIAAGSYYFFWKRPASAAGGTTAGAAPGGPAGAGGSRRFSGANGVSPVGVAVAKTTDIDVYLSGLGTVTPVATAVVKSRVDGTLVKLNFTEGQSVQQGQLLAELDPRPYEVAVTQAQGQLARDTALLNGARVDLQRYRVLVEQDSIQSQQLDTQAALVKQYEGTVKADQGNLDSARLQLLYSKVTAPIGGRIGLRQVDLGNVVHASDANGIATITQLQPITVVFSLPEDNIPAILKRLRDGGKPLTEAWDRDQKNKIASGALLTIDNQIDNTTGTVKLKAQFPNTDDALFPQQFVNVHMLLDVQRGVTAIPSAAVQRSATGQYVYVVKPDQTVTVRTVTTGPMQGDLAAISAGIAPGETVVVDGIDKLREGAKVEPVMRGGANDPALQHPKPGARRGGPGGRAAASAPADSAALSPEERQKRWEDLNRRIDAGEFGEDIKKLPEDQRRERMKTLRAQRQAAPASAAN
- a CDS encoding class I SAM-dependent methyltransferase, with translation MGGPARWRTIGAVTTTTSSLTTALQTLLQRAIDNAGGWIGFDRFMALALYAPGLGYYANDTRKFGAMPSSGSDFVTAPEMTPLFGQTLARQLAQALEATGTAEVWEFGAGSGALALQLLEALGDRVQRYTIVDLSGSLRARQQQALQAHAGKVQWVSELPAALRGVVVGNEVLDAMPVKLLVRSAGVWHERGVALHEGRLRFADRPTGLRPPLEIEGGHDYLTEIHPQAEAFVRTLADRLERGAAFFIDYGFAEGEYYHPQRHMGTLMCHRGHQADADPLADLGLKDITAHVNFTGLALAAQEAGLEVLGYTTQARFLMNCGLLTALETASAAQRAHAHRLIAEHEMGELFKVIGLARGAPWDALGFREGDRTHRL
- a CDS encoding MdtB/MuxB family multidrug efflux RND transporter permease subunit translates to MNPSRIFILRPVATSLLMLAILLAGIVAFKQLPLSALPEVDYPTIQVITLYPGASPDVMTSSVTAPLERQFGQMPGLNQMSSTSSGGASVITLQFNLDLSLDIAEQEVQAAINASNNLLPADLPTPPIYNKVNPADTPVLTLAITSKTLPLPKVSDLIDTRLAQKLSQVAGVGLVSLSGGQRPAVRIQINPKAVAALGLNLDDIRTAIGNANVNQAKGNFDGPSRASTIDANDQLKSADEYRNLIIGYKNGAAIRITDIAQVVDAAENVRLGAWANTTPAIIMNIQRQPGANVIGVVDSIKKLLPKLQASLPGSIDVQILTDRTTTIRASVSDVEFELLLSVALVVMVIFVFLRNVPATLIPSVAVPLSLVGTFGVMYFAGFSINNLTLMALTIATGFVVDDAIVMIENISRYIEEGMKPLEAALKGSAQIGFTIISLTVSLIAVLIPLLFMGDVVGRLFREFAVTLAVAILISAFVSLTLTPMMCARLLRHTPPEQQGWFFKKSGAFFDAVIAHYGRALEWVLDRQPLTLLVAVGTLALTVLLYVFVPKGFFPVQDTGVIQGISEASQSISFAGMSERQQALAKAVLQDPAVESLSSFIGIDGTNATLNSGRLQINLKPKEVRGLSASEVIRRLQPRLDAEVPGIKLYMQPVQDLTIEDSVSRTQYQFSLEDSDPNELSTWVPRLVARLQQLPQLADVASNLQDQGLQAFIDIDRDSASRLGITTAAIDNALYNAFGQRLISTIYTQSNQYRVVMEVRPEFQKGPAALNGIYLVTGGGGQIPLASIARVSEKTAPLVVNHLSQFPAATISFNLAAGASLGEAVDAIKAAEAEIGMPASVLTSFQGAALAFQASLSNTLLLILAAIITMYIVLGVLYESYIHPVTILSTLPSAGVGALLSLMLTGHDIDIIAIIGIILLIGIVKKNAIMMIDFALEAERHEGKSPREAIYQACLLRFRPILMTTMSALLGALPLMLGGGVGSELRQPLGITMVGGLLLSQVLTLFTTPVIYLTFDRMARRMKERFGNDDAEPDAAAEPVPAPARP
- a CDS encoding efflux RND transporter permease subunit yields the protein MNISRPFIERPVATTLLTLGIALAGMVAYRLLPVSPLPQVDFPTISVSASLPGASPETMAATVATPLERALGSIAGVTELTSSSALNSTRITLQFDLSRDIDGAARDVQAALNAARTLLPTGMPSNPTYRKVNPADAPILILSLTSDTLTQGQMYDAADTILAQRLAQVQGIGQVSVGGSSQPAVRIELNPTALNQYGVGTADVRTAVAATNANRPKGTVEDGDRNWQIYANDQARTAAEYMPLIVAYRNGAAVRVSDVAQVVDSVADLRNAGQTNGKPSVLVILYRQPGANIIETVDRVRALLPQLGASIPAAINLTVSVDRTPTIRASLKDTERTLLISIALVIMVVFIFLRNWRATLIPSVAVPVSLIGTFGVMYLLGFSLNNLSLMALTIATGFVVDDAIVVLENVSRHIEEGMKPFAAALQGAREVGFTVLSMSLSLIAVFIPLLLMGGIVGRLFREFAITLSVAILVSLLVSLTTTPMMCARLLKPGRPHPGQDRPHGRLYHLSERFFNGMLHGYERSLAWALRFAPLMMVILLATIALNVYLYVIVPKGFFPQQDTGRLVGSIQGDQSISFQAMKQKFGEFVEIVRADKDVENVVGFTGGGRVNSGFVFVSLKPLGVRKDPADVVIGRLRGKLSHVAGASLFLQAVQDIRVGGRQSNAQYQYTLQADDLAVLRAWEPRVTQALQALPELADVSSDQQDQGLQTTLTIDRATARRMGVTPQLIDASLYDLFGQRQVSTIYNAMNQYHVVMEAAPEYWQSPATLQKTYVSVPVSQASLAPTASALQQAPTLTAGGQVAANQSLALTLSTQPEPQIPLAAFTSYAPTNTALAVNHQGQFIASTISFNLPPGVSLSDASSAIDNAMARLGVPTGLHGSFQGTANAFQSSLNSQPWLILTALLAVYIVLGVLYESYVHPLTILSTLPSAGVGALLALLLTGTEFSLIALIGVILLIGIVKKNAIMMIDFALDAERRLGLAPRDAIFEACRLRFRPIMMTTAAALFGAIPLALGRGDGAELRQPLGIAIVGGLVVSQLLTLYTTPVVYLYLDRLSLWSKARWRNRTHWRGLHFAGQERP
- a CDS encoding DUF2905 domain-containing protein yields the protein MIRWFIVVFLALLLISWFTPLLNRLGFGRLPGDLRFRLFGREWFIPLTTTILLSLAASLISRLL
- a CDS encoding ROK family protein; this encodes MKACVDIGGTKVAVSLAGEADRRLRARRSEPTAKRGGNDAVARQILRMLGEAAAEAGLVHETDISALGVSSCGPFVLNQGQVELAAPNLCGGIAGPARGLPNDWRTALLEAPLRAHFAHLAAGALRVENDAVAALEAERRWGALQGLDHCAYLTWSTGIGVGLCVDGRVLHGKNGNAGHAGHMFVNDDASDALCGCGNVGDVEGLTAGNAFTRRFGRDAAALLGAARAGEPQALATLDELCRVLGRMLYNLVATLDLQRISVGGSVFWHHRDFLLPRLRRQIEGRLAALTTGFELVPAGLGEQVGDYAALALVD